In the genome of Candoia aspera isolate rCanAsp1 chromosome 1, rCanAsp1.hap2, whole genome shotgun sequence, one region contains:
- the LOC134487410 gene encoding acyl-CoA (8-3)-desaturase-like: protein MGSQQEGTGSGRRREAGPAAGLSCPPRRFTWEEIGLRTGQRDQPRERWLVIDRKVYDISQFYRRHPGGSRVICCYAGQDATDPFTAFHVDKTLVRKHMAPLLIGELALDQPSFEPSKNKLLVEDFRELLSTVKKMGLFKADQVFFFLTLLHILLLDAAGWFVLWYFGTSVMPFLLATVLLTFAQSQAGWLQHDLGHLSVFSSPKWNHLLHEFVMCHLKGLSANWWSLHHSQHHAKPNCFQKDPDISFHPTAFSLGEPLSLELGLQKKKYMPYNYQHKYFFFTLPLIVTLVFQAYSFYFILQRKLWRELAWCMAYFVRTFIAFTPILGFKGVVGLLLLLSILEGILFIWITQMSHIPMHIDRDKNKDWFSTQLQATCNVNQSFFNDWVTGHLNFQIEHHLFPTMPRHNFWKVAPLVKAMCAKHDIEYQSKPLFTGFADIVRSLKVAGEIWFKAYHHEQKIQNPKICLQ from the exons ATGGGCTCCCAGCAAGAAGGAACCGGGAGCGGGCGGAGGAGGGAGGCCGGTCCCGCTGCCGGCCTTTCCTGCCCGCCGCGGCGGTTCACCTGGGAGGAGATTGGGCTGCGCACTGGCCAGAGAGACCAGCCACGGGAGCGCTGGCTGGTGATTGACAGGAAAGTCTATGACATCAGCCAGTTCTACAGGAGGCACCCAGGGGGCTCCCGGGTCATCTGCTGCTACGCAGGGCAGGACGCCACG GATCCTTTCACAGCATTTCATGTTGACAAGACTCTAGTAAGGAAGCATATGGCACCACTTTTGATTGGGGAATTGGCACTTGATCAGCCCAGCTTTGAACCTAGCAAAAAT AAATTGTTAGTAGAAGATTTTCGGGAGTTGCTGTCCACTGTTAAAAAGATGGGACTCTTCAAGGCAGACCAAGTCTTCTTTTTCCTGACCCTTCTGCATATTTTACTGCTGGATGCTGCTGGCTGGTTTGTCTTGTGGTATTTTGGGACATCTGTAATGCCTTTTCTTCTTGCCACAGTGTTGCTGACCTTTGCTCAG TCTCAAGCAGGTTGGCTACAACATGATTTGGGACATCTTTCGGTCTTCAGCAGTCCAAAATGGAACCACCTTCTTCACGAATTTGTGATGTGCCATCTAAAG GGCCTTTCAGCTAATTGGTGGTCTTTGCACCATTCCCAGCATCATGCGAAACCCAACTGTTTCCAGAAGGACCCAGATATTTCATTTCATCCCACCGCTTTTTCGTTAGGGGAGCCTCTCTCTTTGGAG cTGGGTTTGCAGAAGAAGAAATACATGCCTTATAACTACCAGCACAAGTATTTTTTCTTCA CATTGCCACTAATTGTAACCCTAGTTTTTCAAGCTTACTCATTCTACTTTATACTCCAACGCAAACTCTGGAGG GAATTAGCATGGTGTATGGCATATTTTGTCCGAACCTTTATTGCCTTCACCCCCATATTGGGATTCAAGGGTGTTGTGGGACTCCTCCTTCTTCTGAG TATTCTTGAGGGTATCCTATTTATATGGATAACACAGATGAGTCATATTCCTATGCACATTGATCGTGATAAAAACAAGGACTGGTTCTCTACACAG cTTCAGGCAACATGCAATGTGAATCAATCTTTTTTCAATGACTGGGTAACAGGGCACCTGAATTTTCAGATTGAGCACCA TCTCTTCCCTACAATGCCTCGACACAACTTTTGGAAGGTGGCTCCTTTGGTGAAGGCCATGTGTGCCAAACATGATATTGAATATCAGTCAAAGCCCCTCTTCACTGGCTTTGCTGACATTGTGCG ttCCTTGAAGGTTGCGGGTGAAATCTGGTTCAAAGCATATCATCATGAACAGAAAATACAAAATCCTAAAATCTGCCTTCAATAA